Proteins from a genomic interval of Actinoalloteichus hymeniacidonis:
- a CDS encoding M14 family zinc carboxypeptidase, whose product MALALGVCLVVSLAAPAAGTDEPAASPDPQETPAGVYLVEEADTPQQRTAIAALGVDVLSADDTSMTVVADAEQLVGLRATGRPLTFLAERGEFIDLGRSDGPSINAFPSGYEDYHDFAELTSALEQAAADHAGLAELDSVGSSVEGRDLWLMSITQAPAGSPEVLFTCQLHAREHLTREMCLHIVDRFTDEYGSDPAVTELVDSRIIRVIPSVNPDGAEYDHASGGFRGWRKNRQGQGTDLNRNWGHQWGCCGGSSGSPSSDTYRGSSAFSAIENQHVRDYVESRVVGGTQRITAHIDFHTYSELILWPYGYTYSDTAPGLTAQDAAAFEALGTRMADTNGYTPQQISDLYIADGGMNDWMWGAHGIYSFTFEMYPRSGGLNGFYPGDEVIDRETARNDEAVDLLLSYADCVPRVIGASCGA is encoded by the coding sequence ATGGCCTTGGCCCTGGGCGTCTGTCTCGTGGTGTCCCTCGCCGCACCGGCCGCAGGCACCGATGAGCCCGCAGCGAGCCCCGACCCGCAGGAGACGCCCGCAGGCGTCTACCTGGTCGAGGAGGCCGACACCCCACAGCAGCGCACCGCGATCGCCGCCCTCGGTGTCGACGTGCTGAGCGCCGACGACACGAGCATGACCGTCGTCGCCGATGCCGAACAGCTCGTAGGACTCCGCGCCACCGGGCGGCCGCTGACCTTTCTGGCGGAGCGCGGTGAGTTCATCGATCTCGGCAGGAGCGACGGACCGTCGATCAACGCCTTCCCATCCGGCTACGAGGACTACCACGACTTCGCCGAGCTGACCTCGGCGCTGGAGCAGGCCGCCGCCGACCACGCGGGGCTGGCCGAGCTGGACAGCGTCGGCAGCTCCGTGGAGGGCCGAGACCTGTGGTTGATGAGCATCACCCAGGCACCGGCCGGGTCGCCGGAGGTGCTGTTCACCTGCCAGCTGCATGCCAGGGAGCACCTCACCAGAGAGATGTGCCTGCACATCGTGGACCGCTTCACCGACGAGTACGGCAGCGATCCGGCGGTCACCGAACTGGTGGACAGCAGGATCATCCGGGTGATCCCCTCGGTGAATCCGGATGGTGCCGAATACGACCACGCGAGCGGTGGTTTCCGAGGCTGGCGCAAGAACCGGCAGGGCCAGGGCACCGACCTCAACCGCAACTGGGGACACCAGTGGGGTTGTTGCGGCGGATCCAGCGGTAGCCCGAGCAGCGACACCTATCGTGGTTCCAGCGCGTTCTCGGCGATCGAGAACCAGCACGTCCGGGACTACGTGGAGTCGCGGGTGGTCGGCGGAACACAGCGGATCACCGCGCACATCGACTTCCACACCTATTCGGAGCTGATCCTCTGGCCCTACGGCTACACCTATTCCGACACCGCGCCCGGCCTGACCGCGCAGGACGCCGCCGCCTTCGAGGCCCTGGGCACCCGAATGGCGGACACCAACGGCTACACCCCACAGCAGATCAGCGATCTCTACATCGCCGACGGCGGTATGAACGACTGGATGTGGGGCGCCCACGGGATCTACAGCTTCACCTTCGAGATGTATCCCCGGTCCGGTGGCCTGAACGGCTTCTATCCCGGTGACGAGGTCATCGACCGCGAGACGGCCCGCAACGACGAGGCCGTCGATCTTCTGCTGTCCTATGCGGACTGCGTACCCCGGGTGATCGGGGCGAGCTGCGGGGCATAG
- a CDS encoding DsbA family oxidoreductase, with protein sequence MIEQTAADVPTDRGATSTLDVEIWFDFACPWCWIGARRWDAALARFAHADRVQTRWRSFELRPGYAGTPPRLLVEIMREDWAMDEATVTEILERIRSEGNTEGLQLRPESVRPVSTLDAHRLTQAAVEHGVGDAVRESLFTAYQRDLADLADRDLLTELAAAAGLDRAVAAQLWRTDAYSDVVHTEHARAAEVGATAVPAYRIGGGTHSGSLATEELLELLEEAWRARSSIPG encoded by the coding sequence ATGATTGAGCAGACCGCTGCCGACGTGCCCACGGATCGGGGCGCGACGAGCACACTCGACGTCGAGATCTGGTTCGACTTCGCCTGTCCCTGGTGCTGGATCGGCGCGCGACGCTGGGACGCCGCACTCGCCCGGTTCGCCCATGCCGATCGGGTCCAGACCCGTTGGCGATCATTCGAACTGCGGCCCGGTTACGCGGGGACCCCGCCGCGCCTCCTCGTCGAGATCATGCGCGAGGACTGGGCGATGGACGAGGCGACCGTGACGGAGATCCTCGAACGCATCCGGTCCGAGGGGAACACGGAGGGCCTGCAGCTGCGCCCGGAGTCCGTGCGACCGGTGAGTACCCTCGACGCGCACCGGCTCACCCAGGCGGCGGTCGAGCACGGCGTCGGCGACGCCGTGCGGGAGTCCCTCTTCACCGCGTACCAACGGGATCTCGCCGACCTCGCCGATCGCGACCTCTTGACCGAACTGGCGGCAGCGGCGGGTCTGGACCGCGCCGTCGCGGCGCAACTGTGGCGCACCGACGCGTACTCGGATGTCGTGCACACCGAACATGCCCGCGCCGCCGAGGTCGGGGCCACCGCCGTGCCCGCCTACCGCATCGGCGGCGGCACCCACTCCGGTTCGCTCGCCACCGAGGAACTGCTGGAACTGTTGGAAGAGGCGTGGCGGGCACGGAGCTCCATCCCTGGCTGA
- a CDS encoding SgcJ/EcaC family oxidoreductase, with translation MRSDALGRRVTSGPAVDERSAHHHGRDQQQRSGTDGRSSEDRTAVVELVGRYQDAFNTNDAPAMNALFDDDPIFVNIVGNLVLDRETLLRAQAFVFDGPLREVYVRYDVESLIFLHTDIAVVHARQRPAAADGALLPVDTENRESIVVFVAVRTSAGWRIRVGQNTVVG, from the coding sequence TTGAGGTCGGATGCTCTCGGCAGGCGAGTCACCTCAGGACCCGCCGTCGACGAGAGGAGCGCCCACCACCATGGCCGAGATCAGCAGCAGCGATCCGGCACCGACGGTCGGTCGTCGGAGGACCGCACCGCCGTCGTCGAGCTCGTCGGGCGTTATCAGGATGCCTTCAACACCAACGACGCCCCGGCCATGAACGCCTTGTTCGACGACGACCCGATCTTCGTCAACATCGTGGGCAATCTGGTCCTGGACAGGGAGACGTTGTTGCGTGCGCAGGCCTTCGTGTTCGACGGTCCGTTACGCGAGGTCTACGTCCGATACGACGTCGAGAGCCTGATCTTCCTCCACACCGACATCGCGGTGGTCCATGCTCGGCAGCGGCCCGCCGCGGCAGATGGCGCATTGCTGCCGGTCGACACCGAGAACCGGGAGAGCATCGTGGTGTTCGTCGCGGTGCGCACCTCGGCGGGATGGCGGATCAGGGTCGGACAGAACACGGTGGTGGGTTGA